From one Cynocephalus volans isolate mCynVol1 chromosome X, mCynVol1.pri, whole genome shotgun sequence genomic stretch:
- the PRICKLE3 gene encoding prickle planar cell polarity protein 3 isoform X1, with protein MFARGSRRRRSGRVPPEAEDPDRGQPCNSCREQCPGFLLHGWRKICQHCKCPREEHAVHSVPVDLERIMCRLISDFQRHSISDDDSGCASEEYAWVPPGLKPEQVYQFFSCLPEDKVPYVNSPGEKYRIKQLLHQLPPHDSEAQYCTALEEEEKKELRAFSQQRKRENLGRGTVRIFPVTITGAICEECGKQIGGGDIAVFASRAGLGTCWHPQCFVCTTCRELLVDLIYFYHAGKVYCGRHHAECLRPRCQACDEIIFSPECTEAEGRHWHMGHFCCFECEASLAGQRYVMRQSRPHCCACYEARHAEYCDGCGEHIGLDQGQMAYEGQHWHASDHCFCCSRCGRALLGRPFLPRRGLIFCSRACSLGSEPTAPGPGRRSCSAGMVTAPLAASTASFSAAEGTSETAIKGTCAKSAPAAGPEEPSRFLRGAPHRHSMPELGIRSAPEPPPESPGQPDLRPDDSAFGRQSTPRVSFRDPLVSEGGPRRTLSAPPAQRRRPRSPPPRAPSRRRRRYHHHHHHRHSSRRRQCDLGSGSDSGSCSSSPSSPSSESSEDDGLFLGERIPLPPHMCRPMPAQDTATETFNSPSPPFPGNSRPGLPRQARDKNCIVA; from the exons ATGTTCGCGCGCGGGTCGCGGAGGCGCCGCTCTGGGCGTGTG CCTCCGGAGGCAGAGGACCCAGACCGGGGCCAGCCCTGCAACTCCTGCAGGGAGCAGTGCCCCGGCTTTCTGCTGCACGGCTGGAG AAAGATCTGCCAGCACTGCAAATGCCCGCGGGAGGAGCACGCAGTGCACTCGGTGCCTGTGGACCTGGAACGCATCATGTGTCGGctaatctcagacttccagcgCCACTCCATCTCCGATGACGACTCGGGCTGTGCATCAGAGGAATATGCCTGGGTGCCCCCGGGCCTTAAGCCTGAGCAG GTATACCAGTTTTTCAGCTGCCTTCCAGAGGACAAGGTCCCCTATGTCAACAGTCCTGGAGAGAAATACAGGATCAAGCAGCTGCTGCATCAGCTACCCCCACACGACAGtgag GCACAGTACTGCACGGcactggaggaagaggagaagaaagagcTCAGAGCCTTCAGCCAGCAGCGAAAGCGGGAGAATCTGGGGCGTGGCACCGTGCGCATCTTCCCAGTGACCATCACTGGGGCCATCTGTGAGGAG TGTGGGAAGCAGATCGGAGGTGGGGACATTGCAGTGTTTGCCAGCCGCGCAGGCCTGGGCACCTGCTGGCACCCACAGTGCTTCGTGTGTACCACATGCCGGGAACTGCTCGTTGACCTCATCTACTTCTATCATGCTGGCAAGGTCTACTGTGGGCGCCATCATGCTGAATGCCTGCGCCCGCGCTGCCAAGCCTGTGATGAG ATCATCTTCTCCCCTGAGTGCACAGAGGCTGAGGGCCGGCACTGGCACATGGGCCACTTCTGCTGCTTCGAATGTGAAGCTTCACTGGCAGGGCAACGCTACGTGATGCGTCAGAGCCGCCCCCACTGCTGTGCCTGCTACGAGGCCCGCCATGCGGAGTACTGTGATGGCTGTGGGGAGCACATCG GTCTGGACCAGGGCCAGATGGCTTACGAGGGCCAGCATTGGCATGCCTCAGACCACTGCTTCTGCTGTAGTCGCTGCGGGCGTGCCCTGCTGGGCCGCCCGTTCCTGCCACGCCGTGGCCTAATCTTCTGCTCGCGAGCCTGCAGCCTTGGGTCTGAACCCACTGCTCCGGGGCCTGGCCGTCGCAGCTGCAGCGCGGGCATGGTCACCGCACCGCTCGCAGCCTCTACGGCCTCTTTCTCTGCTGCCGAGGGGACGTCCGAGACCGCCATCAAGGGCACCTGCGCCAAGTCAGCGCCTG CTGCAGGCCCCGAGGAACCCTCCCGCTTTCTGAGAGGAGCCCCCCATCGCCACTCCATGCCCGAGCTGGGGATCCGCAGCGCCCCTGAGCCACCCCCGGAGTCCCCCGGCCAGCCGGACCTGCGGCCCGACGATAGTGCCTTCGGTCGCCAGAGCACCCCACGCGTCAGTTTCCGCGACCCTCTCGTGTCTGAGGGAGGTCCGCGGCGGACCCTGAGTGCCCCCCCAGCCCAACGCCGAAGGCCACGCAGTCCCCCACCCAGGGCCCCCAGCCGTCGCCGCCGCcgctaccaccatcaccatcaccaccgcCACTCCAGCAGACGTCGTCAATGTGACTTGGGATCAGGGTCGGACTCAGGATCATGCTCCAGCTCGCCCTCCAGCCCCAGTTCCGAGTCTTCAGAGGATGACGGCTTATTCCTAGGGGAACGCATCCCGTTGCCCCCGCACATGTGCAGGCCCATGCCTGCTCAGGACACTGCAACTGAGACCTTCAACTCCCCGTCCCCACCGTTCCCTGGGAACTCTCGCCCAGGACTACCTCGCCAGGCCCGAGACAAGAACTGCATTGTGGCTTGA
- the PRICKLE3 gene encoding prickle planar cell polarity protein 3 isoform X2 — MFARGSRRRRSGRVPPEAEDPDRGQPCNSCREQCPGFLLHGWRKICQHCKCPREEHAVHSVPVDLERIMCRLISDFQRHSISDDDSGCASEEYAWVPPGLKPEQVYQFFSCLPEDKVPYVNSPGEKYRIKQLLHQLPPHDSEAQYCTALEEEEKKELRAFSQQRKRENLGRGTVRIFPVTITGAICEECGKQIGGGDIAVFASRAGLGTCWHPQCFVCTTCRELLVDLIYFYHAGKVYCGRHHAECLRPRCQACDEIIFSPECTEAEGRHWHMGHFCCFECEASLAGQRYVMRQSRPHCCACYEARHAEYCDGCGEHIGLDQGQMAYEGQHWHASDHCFCCSRCGRALLGRPFLPRRGLIFCSRACSLGSEPTAPGPGRRSCSAGMVTAPLAASTASFSAAEGTSETAIKGTCAKSAPGPEEPSRFLRGAPHRHSMPELGIRSAPEPPPESPGQPDLRPDDSAFGRQSTPRVSFRDPLVSEGGPRRTLSAPPAQRRRPRSPPPRAPSRRRRRYHHHHHHRHSSRRRQCDLGSGSDSGSCSSSPSSPSSESSEDDGLFLGERIPLPPHMCRPMPAQDTATETFNSPSPPFPGNSRPGLPRQARDKNCIVA, encoded by the exons ATGTTCGCGCGCGGGTCGCGGAGGCGCCGCTCTGGGCGTGTG CCTCCGGAGGCAGAGGACCCAGACCGGGGCCAGCCCTGCAACTCCTGCAGGGAGCAGTGCCCCGGCTTTCTGCTGCACGGCTGGAG AAAGATCTGCCAGCACTGCAAATGCCCGCGGGAGGAGCACGCAGTGCACTCGGTGCCTGTGGACCTGGAACGCATCATGTGTCGGctaatctcagacttccagcgCCACTCCATCTCCGATGACGACTCGGGCTGTGCATCAGAGGAATATGCCTGGGTGCCCCCGGGCCTTAAGCCTGAGCAG GTATACCAGTTTTTCAGCTGCCTTCCAGAGGACAAGGTCCCCTATGTCAACAGTCCTGGAGAGAAATACAGGATCAAGCAGCTGCTGCATCAGCTACCCCCACACGACAGtgag GCACAGTACTGCACGGcactggaggaagaggagaagaaagagcTCAGAGCCTTCAGCCAGCAGCGAAAGCGGGAGAATCTGGGGCGTGGCACCGTGCGCATCTTCCCAGTGACCATCACTGGGGCCATCTGTGAGGAG TGTGGGAAGCAGATCGGAGGTGGGGACATTGCAGTGTTTGCCAGCCGCGCAGGCCTGGGCACCTGCTGGCACCCACAGTGCTTCGTGTGTACCACATGCCGGGAACTGCTCGTTGACCTCATCTACTTCTATCATGCTGGCAAGGTCTACTGTGGGCGCCATCATGCTGAATGCCTGCGCCCGCGCTGCCAAGCCTGTGATGAG ATCATCTTCTCCCCTGAGTGCACAGAGGCTGAGGGCCGGCACTGGCACATGGGCCACTTCTGCTGCTTCGAATGTGAAGCTTCACTGGCAGGGCAACGCTACGTGATGCGTCAGAGCCGCCCCCACTGCTGTGCCTGCTACGAGGCCCGCCATGCGGAGTACTGTGATGGCTGTGGGGAGCACATCG GTCTGGACCAGGGCCAGATGGCTTACGAGGGCCAGCATTGGCATGCCTCAGACCACTGCTTCTGCTGTAGTCGCTGCGGGCGTGCCCTGCTGGGCCGCCCGTTCCTGCCACGCCGTGGCCTAATCTTCTGCTCGCGAGCCTGCAGCCTTGGGTCTGAACCCACTGCTCCGGGGCCTGGCCGTCGCAGCTGCAGCGCGGGCATGGTCACCGCACCGCTCGCAGCCTCTACGGCCTCTTTCTCTGCTGCCGAGGGGACGTCCGAGACCGCCATCAAGGGCACCTGCGCCAAGTCAGCGCCTG GCCCCGAGGAACCCTCCCGCTTTCTGAGAGGAGCCCCCCATCGCCACTCCATGCCCGAGCTGGGGATCCGCAGCGCCCCTGAGCCACCCCCGGAGTCCCCCGGCCAGCCGGACCTGCGGCCCGACGATAGTGCCTTCGGTCGCCAGAGCACCCCACGCGTCAGTTTCCGCGACCCTCTCGTGTCTGAGGGAGGTCCGCGGCGGACCCTGAGTGCCCCCCCAGCCCAACGCCGAAGGCCACGCAGTCCCCCACCCAGGGCCCCCAGCCGTCGCCGCCGCcgctaccaccatcaccatcaccaccgcCACTCCAGCAGACGTCGTCAATGTGACTTGGGATCAGGGTCGGACTCAGGATCATGCTCCAGCTCGCCCTCCAGCCCCAGTTCCGAGTCTTCAGAGGATGACGGCTTATTCCTAGGGGAACGCATCCCGTTGCCCCCGCACATGTGCAGGCCCATGCCTGCTCAGGACACTGCAACTGAGACCTTCAACTCCCCGTCCCCACCGTTCCCTGGGAACTCTCGCCCAGGACTACCTCGCCAGGCCCGAGACAAGAACTGCATTGTGGCTTGA
- the PLP2 gene encoding proteolipid protein 2, protein MDDSERLSAPGCWAACTSFSRTRKGILLFAEIILCLVILICFSASTPGYSSLSVVEMILAAIFFVIYMCDLHTKIPFISWPWSDFFRTLIAAILYLITSIIVLAERGKHSKIVAGVLGLIATCLFGYDAYVTFPLRQQRHTAAPTDPADGPA, encoded by the exons ATGGATGATTCCGAGCGCCTCTCGGCCCCCGGCTGCTGGGCAGCCTGCACCAGCTTCTCGCGCACCCGAAAGGGAATTCTCCTGTTTGCTGAGATT ATATTGTGCCTGGTGATTCTGATCTGCTTCAGTGCCTCAACACCAGGGTATTCCTCCCTGTCGGTGGTTGAGATGATCCTTGCTGCTATCTTCTTTGTCATCTACATGTGTGACCTGCACACCAAGATACCATTCATCAGCTGGCCCTGGAGT GATTTCTTCCGAACCCTCATAGCGGCGATCCTCTACCTGATCACCTCCATAATTGTCCTTGCTGAGAGAGGAAAACACTCCAAAATCGTTGCAGGG GTACTGGGCCTAATTGCTACGTGCCTCTTTGGTTATGATGCCTATGTCACCTTCCCCCTTCGGCAGCAAAGACATACAGCAGCCCCCACTG ACCCTGCAGATGGCCCAGCATAG
- the MAGIX gene encoding PDZ domain-containing protein MAGIX: MRPPGRPLAMEPRARGAANTTGSREGRSPPLPAGSSARQLLARLDARPLAARAAADVAALVRRTGATLRLRPREAVSLLDSADIEVTDSRLPHATVVERPSQHRRSENLGTFTAPPRVTPGKARFASKPPQASGRFCVDLVRDSVGFGLTLSGGRDAAGDAPLAVRGLLKDGPAQRCGRLQAGDLVLQINGESAQGLTHAQVVERICAGGPRLHLVLHRPLETHPDRSPDPRGLELMRSGSGNNSPVQHPPSHTKLKTQGSPEPGPEAAADSTAILLPERHTEDPNDRIPGSPGPWLVPSEEQLSRALGVPRAAQLAQEMAAGRRRH; encoded by the exons ATGCGTCCACCTGGCCGACCACTGGCTATGGAGCCTCGCGCCAGGGGCGCCGCGAACACTACGGGGAGCAGAGAAG GCCGCAGCCCTCCCCTTCCGGCGGGCTCCAGCGCCCGGCAGCTCCTGGCGCGGCTGGACGCGCGCCCCCTAGCGGCCCGAGCTGCAGCCGACGTGGCGGCGCTGGTACGCAGGACCGGCGCCACATTGCGCCTGCGCCCCAGGGAGG CCGTTAGCTTATTGGACTCTGCAGACATAGAGGTCACAGACAGTCGCCTGCCTCATGCCACTGTTGTGGAACGCCCGTCCCAG CATCGTCGGTCAGAGAATCTGGGTACGTTTACAGCGCCTCCCCGAGTGACCCCGGGTAAAGCACGTTTTGCTTCAAAGCCGCCCCAGGCCTCTGGTCGGTTCTGTGTGGATCTGGTCCGCGATTCCGTAGGTTTTGGCCTCACCTTAAGTGGGGGCCGAGATGCTGCTGGGGACGCTCCACTGGCAGTGCGCGGGCTGCTAAAGGACGGGCCAGCACAGCGCTGCGGTCGTTTGCAG GCCGGCGACCTCGTGCTCCAAATTAACGGAGAGTCAGCGCAGGGCCTCACCCATGCCCAGGTCGTGGAGCGGATCTGCGCTGGAGGACCCCGGCTTCACCTTGTGCTCCACCGGCCTCTTGAGACCCACCCTG ATCGCAGCCCAGATCCTAGGGGGCTGGAGTTGATGAGGTCTGGCAGCGGCAACAATTCCCCAGTTCAGCACCCTCCATCCCATACAAAGCTCAAGACCCAGGGCAGCCCGGAGCCTGGTCCAGAGGCTGCGGCGGACAGCACCGCCATTCTTCTTCCTGAGCGCCACACGGAGGACCCCAACGACCGTATCCCCGGTTCCCCGGGGCCCTGGCTGGTGCCGAGCGAGGAACAGCTCTCGCGGGCCCTTGGGGTCCCGAGGGCTGCGCAGCTTGCTCAGGAGATGGCAGCGGGAAGGCGGAGGCACTGA